A part of Oryctolagus cuniculus chromosome 15, mOryCun1.1, whole genome shotgun sequence genomic DNA contains:
- the LOC108177428 gene encoding large ribosomal subunit protein eL39, producing the protein MSSHKTFRIKRFLAKKQKQNRPIPQWIRMKTGNKIRYNSKRRHWRRTKLGL; encoded by the coding sequence ATGTCTTCTCACAAGACCTTCAGAATCAAAAGGTTCctggccaaaaaacaaaaacaaaaccgccCCATTCCGCAATGGATTCGGATGAAAACTGGTAATAAAATCAGGTATAACTCCAAGAGGAGACATTGGAGAAGAACCAAGCTGGGTCTATAA